CCCTTTCGGCGGGTTTGGGCGTCTATCTGCGCATGCGGCAGACCGAGAATGTGACCGTCAATCGCGACGCGGTGCCGGCTGATTTCGCGAAGGCGGTGACGCTGGACGAACACCGCCGCGCCGCCGACTACACCATCGCGCGCTCGCGCTTCGGAATGGGCGAGACGCTGTACGACGCTCTTCTCTCCATCATCTGGCTCGCGGCCTGGATGGGTCCCCTCTATGCGCTCGTTTCGCAGGCGGTCGCGCCGGGGCTGACGCGCAGCGTCGTCTTCGTTCTCGTCGCCGGCTTCGTCAGCCATCTCTTCGAATTGCCTTTCTCCCTTGCGAACGCCTTCATTCTCGAGGAGCGTTTCGGTTTCAACCGCCTCACGCCCAAAACCTTTCTCCTCGACGAGCTGAAAAGCGTCGCGCTCGGCTTCGGCATCGCCGCGCCGCTGCTCTACGGCATGTTCTGGCTGCTCGGCGCCTTCCCGGAAAGCTGGTGGCTCTTCGCCTATGTCGCCTTCATGGGGCTGACCATCGCCATGACGCTCGTCTATCCGACCTTCATCGCGCCGCTCTTCAACAAATTCACGCCGCTGGAGGAGGGCTCGACAAAAGCGCGCATGGAGGCGCTGCTCGCGAAATGCGGCTTTGAGTCCAAGGGCCTTTACGTGATGGACGCGTCGAAGCGTTCCGCCCATGGCAACGCCTATTTCACCGGCTTCGGCAAAGCGAAGCGCATCGTCTTCTTCGACACGCTGCTCGAAAAACACTCGCTCGACGAGATCGAATCGATTCTCGCTCACGAACTCGGCCATTTCAAATATGGCCATGTGCGGCAGATGCTCGTGCAGGCGGCGTTGATCGCCTTTGTCGGATTCGCGGCCCTGCACTGGGCCTTCGGCAGCGAGACCTTCGCGAGCTGGTTCGGCCTGCCCAACGATCCGGGAGTCGTCTTCGTCGCGCTGCTCATCGCGAAGGAGCCGATTTCGCATCTCCTGCATCCGCTCCTCGCCTATCGCTCGCGCAAGAACGAGTTCGAGGCGGATGATTTCGCGCGGCGCATCGTCGGCAAGGAGCCGATGATCTCCGCCCTGACGCGGCTGACGCGAGACAATCTCTCGACGCTCACGCCCGATCCGCTCTACGCGAAGTTCTATTTCTCGCATCCGCCGGTTCCGGTGCGCGTGGCGCAATTACGCGGCGCGGAAGGGTAGGGGCCATCGGCGGCGATGAAATAAAGGATGAAATAAAAAAGGGGCCTGGACGGGCCCCTTTCCTTTTCTCGGCCGTCTCGATTCACCAGCGGCGATAATAGGGACGGTAATAGGGGGCGCGAACCGCTGCGCCGCCGTAAGGGCCGACATAGGCCCCGCCGCCATAGCGTCCGCGATAAGCTGTGCCGCCATAGGGGCCGCGCACGACCGAGCCGTTCGGTCCGGCGCAGCCGGCGCGATAGGGGCCGCGCGCGCAAACCACCGCTTCGGCGATGTCGATCGTCGCGAGCAGCGATGCGCTCGCAAGGGCGGCCGCAACAAGCATTTTCTTCATCATCTTTCTCTCCTTTGAACGTCCGCCCCTCATTTTTTTGCAGCGGCAGGTCAAGCTTCGCCGTGCGCGTCGAGATTAGACCGCTTCTGCGACGAAAACAAAGCGGCGGCCCCGAGGTTCAGGCGCCCAAACCTCAGGATCGAGGGCGAGGACGTTCTGATATTCACATGGGAGGAGAAGGATGGGCCTCGCGCGCAGCTTTCGATGCGCAGGGGCTTCGGCGTTTCGACGAAAGCGGCTTGCGGCACAAGCTGCGTCTGCCGGCGACGGCGATCAGTTGAGGCGCGCGCCCCCTCGCCGCCATGTTGTGCAACTGGCGCCTATCCGTCCGTCACCCTGCGGGAATTGAAAGCAAAATCATTCCTTTTCTGCCAATCCGATTGACTTGCCCCCCCGCGCTTCCGCTTAATTCCTTTCGCGGCGCAACATGCCGCTT
The nucleotide sequence above comes from Methylocystis parvus OBBP. Encoded proteins:
- a CDS encoding M48 family metallopeptidase, encoding MSLMGYLICGAIALSAGLGVYLRMRQTENVTVNRDAVPADFAKAVTLDEHRRAADYTIARSRFGMGETLYDALLSIIWLAAWMGPLYALVSQAVAPGLTRSVVFVLVAGFVSHLFELPFSLANAFILEERFGFNRLTPKTFLLDELKSVALGFGIAAPLLYGMFWLLGAFPESWWLFAYVAFMGLTIAMTLVYPTFIAPLFNKFTPLEEGSTKARMEALLAKCGFESKGLYVMDASKRSAHGNAYFTGFGKAKRIVFFDTLLEKHSLDEIESILAHELGHFKYGHVRQMLVQAALIAFVGFAALHWAFGSETFASWFGLPNDPGVVFVALLIAKEPISHLLHPLLAYRSRKNEFEADDFARRIVGKEPMISALTRLTRDNLSTLTPDPLYAKFYFSHPPVPVRVAQLRGAEG